GGAGACATGCCGCAGATTCCGTGAATGACCTCGCTATTCGGCCACGATGTTACGAAAACCCAAATCAATCACGTCTCACCCTTCGTATCCCGTCGACCGCGGTGGCAAGGGCCGCTACGCCTGGATTAAAATAGGGTAGGAGGGATCGGCGGTGACCGCCAGCCTGCTCCCGCTCGAACACCTCACCGACGCCGACTTCGGGTTCCTCGCGGCGGCCGTTTCCCCGCGCCCTGATGCCCGCGACCGCATCGCCCGGCTTTTGCGGGACGGCGGTGAGGCCATCGAGCGGGCACTGGAGGACGGCCGCACCCATCAAGCCCTGGAGGAAGGCGACGCCGCCCGGAAGATCAGCCCCTACCTGCTCTTCTCCCTCCTGCTGCACCAGTGCCGGATCCAGGAACGGGCCCGCGCCGGAGATCCGGCACCCTCCGGAGACGAACCGGTCCTCAAGGAGCCGCCGGCAGGGGCCGGAAGCGGCGCCGGCGACGACCTGGTGCTCCTTGACGGGCCGGGTGGCGCGCCGGCGACCAGCGGACCCTGCGCCGAACCCGGGCGCAGCAGGCCGGTCCTGGCGCTGCTGGAATCGCCCTGGACCGTTCACTACCTGGCGGAGCTCCTGGCTTCCTTTGCTTACACTCCGCCGGGGATGGCCGCCTTTACCCTGGGCAGCCGGCAGTACCGCCTGCCCCTGGCCGAGGTCGATCTCGCCGCCCTGAACAAGGTGGCGCTTTTGGCAGCCGAACCCGACCGGCTGTCCATATACCGGCGGCTGGGCGACCTCACGCTGTTCCTGTCATCGGTTGCCCTTCCGGCCGGTGAAGGGGGCACCGCCCAGCCCCAATCGGCGACTCCCACTCCGCCGCGGCCGGCGGGGCTGGCGGCGGGTGACCCGACCCCGGCCCGGGACGGTGACCGCCCGGGCGACGGCCGGGATCGGGACCGGGCCACGGAAGGTTGCACCGGAAGGACGGGTACCGGGAGGGAGACTCCGGATGCCGTGCCGGTGCTGCCTTACTCGGAGGGCGAGCTGGAGCGGGAGGGCCGCCGCTTCTACGAGTACGCCGCCCAGCACCGCGGTGCCGGGACGACCTATCTGGGCCGGACCCTGGCGGTGCTGGCATCCCGGTACGGTACCGCCCGCACCCTCCTGCGCCGCATTGTGCAGCAGGAGCTGCCGCGGGTGTACCCCGGTGGCCTGCACGAGATGGCCAGCCGCTGGGGACACGCTCCGCAGCCGGGCGCAGTGGCGCTATCTGCCCCCGAAGGGCCGGCGGAATGATCCCCGGTCATTGGGCGGCGATCAATGGAGCGGCGACTCAGGGAGCCGCGCCGATTGACCCAAGGCTCGGCCCGCGGGGATCCCGGGCAGGGCGGCAGGGCGGTCGCCTTGAGGGGTGCCAGGCGGGCTACCCTGAGGGGCAGCGGCCTCGTGGCCGTGAGGGGCGGCGCCGGCCGCCGGCATGGTGGTGCGAGGTGCCACGGAGATCGAGCCCCGTGCCGGCGGGCCACTTGCCGGTGCCGGCCGCCGCACCACCACCGTGACTTCCTCTTCGGCAGCCGCATCCTCCAGGCCAAAGATGGCCTGCCACGGCCGGGGATACCTGCAAAGGCGGCGGCCCCGCTGGAGGGCAAACAGGCCGTCCTCATACGCCTGGGCGAAGAAGACGGGGTCCTCCAGCAGCCGGCGGCGCAGCCCGGCCACCCACCGCCGCTCCCGGCGCCAGCGGGCCAGCTGCGCACCCAGCTCGATCACAGCCGCCCCCGTGGCCGCGGCCAGCCCCGCCTGCCACGCCCGTTCCCGCAACAGGAAGAGCCCGGCCAGTGCCGCCAGCAGCGCCGCCAGCACGTGGGCATACGCTTGCGCCAGGAAGGTGAGGTAGAGGGCGGGCTCCACCTGGGCCCGCTGCCGGTACAGGTTGACCACACCCCGCCGGTCGATGCGGATGCGTACCTGCCGCTTGCGCACCAGCCGGTGGAGGCGGGCAAACCAGGCCGGGGCATCCAGGCGGCCGGCCTCCGGTGCGGCCGCAGTCTGAAGGGCGAACGCCGGCACGGCATCCTGCCGGGACGGCCGAGCCTGCGCTGCGGCGCCCTGGCCTGCCCGGACCACCACCGGGCGGTCCCCCTGGCCGTTCCCTCGCGCTGAATCCCCGGCTCGTAAATCCCCGGGTCGTACTGAAACGGTGGACCGCGGGGAATCCACGGTCTGGATGGGATCCATGATGCGGGTGGTCTCCTTCGCCGCGCCTGCGCCGCGCCCTCGCCGGTCGCGCCCGCGCCTCCGGCGGGCACCGGGCTCCGGCACCGGCTGCTCCCCCAGCCGGCGCGGAGCCCGCGGTTCCTCCGAGTCCAACCGGCCCGCGCCCACCGGCGCGACGGCCGGCGGTGGACCGGCAAGGGTCCGGTCTCGGTGCTCGTTCTGTCGAACGGCCTCGAATCCCTGCCGGGACGGCGATCAAAGGCGAACCTGGTCGATCCAGACGTCGAATCCGGCCTCCCGGGCCCGGCGGGCCAGCCGCTCGGCGTTGGCTTGGTTGCGGAAGGAACCGATGATCACCCGGTACCAGACGCCCCGAGGCTCCGGCTGCTCCGCCTCCTGACCGGCCGGTGCCGGCGGGGCGGCAGGTTCTTCCGCGCGGGGACCGGCCGGAATCCAGTTCCGGCCGAAGTACTCGAGGACCCCACGGGCGATGGCCTCCGCCACCTGCGCCTGGCCGGATGCGGGGCCCAGGTAGCGCGCGTCCCGCCGGTTGGTGATGAACCCGCGTTCCACGATGACCGCGGGCATGCGGGATTCCCGCATCACGTGATAGTAGTCCCTGCCCCCGCGGCCCGCCCGGGAACGGGCCCCGCGGTTGGCGAGGGGCGTGAGCCGGTCCAGCCACTGGACCAGGGAGCGCGCCAGGATGCGGCTGCGGGAACCCGGCTGGACAGAGTGCCAGACCTCGAATCCGTTGGCGGACTCGTCAACGTAGGCGTTGCAGTGGATGGACACGTAGACGTCGGCACCCCAGGCGTTGGCCTCGTCGGTGCGCGCGCGCAGCGGTCGGGTCTGGTCACCGGTACGGGACATCCGCACGGCGAGCCCGTGGCGGGCCAGGTGCACGCGTACCCGGCGTGCAATGGCCAGATTGATATCCTTTTCCACCAGGCCGTTGCCCACGGCGCCGGGATCACTGCCGCCGTGGCCGGGGTCAAGATAGACCTTGGGCATGGAACCCGCTCTCTTCCCCACGCTGGATGAACTCGAAGGCTTGCCGCTCTCTGGGCACGGGAACGGGCGCCGCCGGACATCGGTGGCGCCCGCGGTGCCTGTATGGGGAGGCTATGCCCGGACGGCGGCCGGTGCGCCCGGCCCCCTTCCCGGGACGGATCGGGCCCCGCCGGTCACGGCCCCGGTGGGCCGCATGCGGCGCACCTGAGGCTTCCGCCGCGGCCGGCCTGGCGCCGCCCGGTCTGATGACGGCCGGAACCGCCTCGCACGGCACCGGTTCGCCTCGGTCCGGGGCGAGTCCAGCCAGTCCCGGCTGCCAGGGCCCGTGTGGTATAATCGCCCTGCATCCGCCAGCAGCAACCCCTGGTTGTTTGATGCCGTGCGCCTGTAGCTCAACGGTCAGAGCAGCGCCCTCATAAGGCGTGGGTTGTGGGTTCGAATCCCACCAGGCGCCCTGCGCAGCCGCCCCGGCCTGCCGGAAGCCGGTCGCGGTATCGGGTTCGCGGGCCCGGCGTTGCCCCAGCGAGGCCGGTCTGCCGTAGGGGCCCGGCCCGCGGTTCCTCGGCAGCAGGTCCGCGCGCCCGGAGCGGGTCGGCGCGCCCGGGTCGGGCCGGCGCCCGCTGGCAGAAGCCTGCTCGTACACCGCCACCGCGCGGGAGGGCCCTGCCGGGAGCCCGCTGCGCAGCGCACCGTGGAGCTCGCTGCGCCGCGCACCACGGTGCCGGGTTGCGTTGGCCAGGCCGGCACCTGGTGGTGGGCCAGGCTGCCTGCGCCACCGGTGGTTGCCTTGCCGGGGGACGCAAAGGGGACTATAATGCCGTAGGGTCGCCAGCAGCCGTCGGCCGGCAGCCGTCGCCGGTTGCGTGGGGGACCGCAGGTTCTGGGCCCCATGGTCGAGTGGTTAAGACGCGGGCCTTTCAAGCCCGAGGTAGGGGTTCGATTCCCCTTGGGGCCACAAGGTTAGGCCACCGCAGGGATCGACCGGAGAACAGCCCCGCCGCTGCGCCGGTTCCGGTGCGCGGCGGGGCGTTGTGTCTCGTTGTGTCTCAATGTCCTGATGCTCCCCGCGCCCCCTGAATGCTCCGGCAACGTGTGCAACACCTCTGCGATGTATGGCGCCCCCGGCGGCCGGGATTGCTATGGACGAACCCGTGGTGCCGGAGGGAAAGGACGATGGCGCGAGAAGGACCGCCGCTCCCGCCAGCCTCCCCGCCAGCGGCGCCGCCCCGTACGACCATGCGCCCGGCGCGGCCGGGGCCGGCCGGGAATGTCCCGCCACGCCCCGTTGCGCTGGTTCGCGAGCGCACGCCCGAACCGGGGCGGTCTCTTCGCCCGCCGCGGGTGCGCATGTTATCCTTTACCACAACGGGACGGGGCGGCGACCCTGATGCGGGCAGCGGACCTGGACGCCGCTGGCGAGACCGGTGCCGGAATTGGACCCGGCGCCGGCGAAGGGTCCGGTGTGAGCACCCGGCATCGCGCCGCCCGGTACCCTGCCGGGCCGGCGGTGACGGCGGCCGGCACTGGCACTGGCGGCGACCGTCAGGAAAGGGCGGGGAGAGGGCCTGGCCGGGTTCGTCCCCAACGGTCGGGGCCCGAGCAGCAACCGGTCCAGGGGGGCGCAACCGCCGCCGGCGCACCCTCTGGGACCCAGGAGGTGGAAAGGATGCGGATGGAGCAGGTGAAGGCCGAGCTTGAGCGCTGGGGCGAGGTCATCGTGACCCTGGCCTCCGGACGCAAGTTCGAGCTGCACATCGGCGACACGGAGTTCGACCTGCAGAACCGGGTGATCCGCATCACCGGGCCCGCTGCCCACTTCGTGCTGGACGGCGACGAGATCGAGCACGTGGAGATGCACTTCAGCCATCCGGTGGAGTAAGTGGGTGCATAAGTGGGTGCAAGGCCATGGCGGCCGGCAGGCTCCCGGGCACCGCTTGCCCGGGAGCCTGCCGGCCTTCGGCTTGTCTTGTCCCTTTCCATCGCGTCAGAGCCCTGAGGTACCGCCCGGCCCCAACCAGCCCCGGGCGCGCAACACCGCCTGTACCCGATCCCGGACCTGCAGCCGGGCATAGATCTCGCTAACCAGGTTCTTCACGGTGCCTTCGGACAGGTGCAACCGGGCGGCAATCTCCCGGTTGGACAGCCCCCGGGCCAGGAGCTGGAGGACCTCCACCTGCCGCGGGGTCAAGGGCTCGCCCTGCTCGACCGGCGCAGGACGTGACACGGCGTCCTTGCGGTCGGACGACGGCGGGGCCCCGGGGGCCGTGCCGGCACCCCGCCGAACGCGGTCAGCACCACGGCCCGGCGGGGTATCGGAACCCGTTCCTCCCGCCGCGGAACCGGTGGACACGGCCCGGGCCAGGACCCCGGCCAGATCCCCCGGGATCAACCCTCCTCCGTATACCACCAGCCGGATGGCATTGGCCAGGTCCTCCGGCGCCATGTCCTTGAGGAGGTAAGCCGCGGCACCGGCCGCCAGGCACTGGCGCACCAGGCGGTCGTCGTCGTAGGTGGTCAACATCAGCACGGGCATCTGGGGCCGCAAGTCCTGGAGCCGCCGCAGGCAGGCGATGCCGTCCATGCGCGGCATCCGCACGTCCAGCAAGGCCACGTCGAAGGATGCGGCTGCGGCCCGGGCCACCGCCTCCGCCCCGTCGGCCACGGCCGTCACCTGCAGGTCGCCCTGGAGTTCGAGCAGCAGGCGCAGGCCGTCCCGCACAAGAGCCTGATCTTCCGCCAGGAGCACCCGAATCATTGTTCATCCCCTGCTTCCCCGGCCGAGCCGGTCGTCTCCGCAACCGCCATGGGCGCGCGACGGGGGACCGTGATCTCGACGGCGAAACCCCGGGCTGCCCGTGTCTCGAAGCGAAGGGTTCCGCCCAGCCGCTGGACGGTGCGGGTCATGCGGGTGAGCCCCACCCCCGGAACCAGTTCGGCCGCTCCCAGGCCGTCGTCCTGAACCCGCAGGCGCAGGCGCCGCCCTGTGGCGGTGAGGGACACCAGCACGTGCCGGGCCTGGCCGTGGCGGGCGGCGTTAGTCAGGGCTTCCTGGACGGCCCGGTAGACGGCACCGGTCACTGCAGGGTCGGTGTCGGATACGCTGGCGGCATCGGGCTCGAACACCACTTCCACCTCGACACCGCTGGCCGCGCCGAAGTCGCTGGCCAGGCGCTGGACGGCGGAGGCCAGGGGAAGGCGGACGGGGTGGAGGGAGCGGCGCAGCAACTGCCGTACCTGGGCGAGCCCATCGCGCAGCCCCGCCT
This is a stretch of genomic DNA from Thermaerobacter sp. PB12/4term. It encodes these proteins:
- a CDS encoding response regulator transcription factor, which codes for MIRVLLAEDQALVRDGLRLLLELQGDLQVTAVADGAEAVARAAAASFDVALLDVRMPRMDGIACLRRLQDLRPQMPVLMLTTYDDDRLVRQCLAAGAAAYLLKDMAPEDLANAIRLVVYGGGLIPGDLAGVLARAVSTGSAAGGTGSDTPPGRGADRVRRGAGTAPGAPPSSDRKDAVSRPAPVEQGEPLTPRQVEVLQLLARGLSNREIAARLHLSEGTVKNLVSEIYARLQVRDRVQAVLRARGWLGPGGTSGL
- a CDS encoding N-acetylmuramoyl-L-alanine amidase, which produces MPKVYLDPGHGGSDPGAVGNGLVEKDINLAIARRVRVHLARHGLAVRMSRTGDQTRPLRARTDEANAWGADVYVSIHCNAYVDESANGFEVWHSVQPGSRSRILARSLVQWLDRLTPLANRGARSRAGRGGRDYYHVMRESRMPAVIVERGFITNRRDARYLGPASGQAQVAEAIARGVLEYFGRNWIPAGPRAEEPAAPPAPAGQEAEQPEPRGVWYRVIIGSFRNQANAERLARRAREAGFDVWIDQVRL